One part of the Alistipes onderdonkii genome encodes these proteins:
- a CDS encoding BACON domain-containing protein: protein MKRIMNKWLWSLLCVTLLGAAACSDDDTEGDSGNPIPPALSTENLPDAGLKFLYSALTPHTFTMSVDAPWEITKTAGWFVVTPNKGEAGQNIQVTVTPTLNQGEARDGEFTIRANSGNNLHPCLTQKSIPLSQDAYLAAGIVLTGLDERLLAFEAEDTDPVVFTVEASYDWTLTVENETWLTVAPKSGKAGSAAEVTITPKANTTDERRESKITITAGDAEFGENTAEEIIELVQAPYMPKDTHTEGYVFFSDDFQWIPDNWVSPYTKYGWPSVSIDGTNGNEFALSTDGMKEAVAAKGYIYTPSVYARYEGHVKLGKTANMGAITIPALTGIDAGKAATLLVQFDAAAYSSAGGTVDNGDDHMDVTIKGPGTIGDLVETTALVEVKNVWEWTRYSLIVYGATNETRITFGSEREVKCRLYLDNITVTRAKDENPEAPAPEALVTPLDKEIVNTSDPSLFDANSMVVAEGGTLTCSVRVNKAWTAETDCDWLTITTVRCGDADPSTVTGANNGASLSNGVATVKATGLPYVTTKVEVGRNSGGESRTGHIIIKSEGAEIEKVAVTQASGAQITIEGLTDNTLELSDNPAESGAEVKFTVNAPYPWTIAPSGAAAWYEVSPGQGAANTDVEVTVKALEQNLSFRRFGEFTITAAEGDATLTEKIALSQQPVSPGTVKWDLASPVQWSFSEEDMGNYAQDFKGGPDSPYNTVLAQSGPGYLSYTHTAPSDPDKKCERIVGSTGHPYITGGWPGDYWTFAVPVTNLDAGTKVRFTAITRTSATGHKFWRMEYNDGGTWKPAAALQTTTETGEEVSYTHAMKADGKTNITVDVTVTYANAISGGNIEFRFVCAANWQASGKGALTKPNGRTMRWAGAGTADSPRIQIVP, encoded by the coding sequence ATGAAGCGTATAATGAACAAATGGTTGTGGTCGTTATTATGCGTCACGCTCCTGGGAGCCGCGGCGTGCAGCGACGACGACACCGAAGGGGATTCGGGGAACCCCATCCCCCCGGCACTCTCCACCGAAAACCTGCCCGATGCAGGGCTGAAGTTCCTCTATTCGGCACTGACCCCGCATACATTTACCATGAGCGTCGACGCGCCCTGGGAGATCACCAAGACCGCAGGCTGGTTCGTCGTCACCCCGAACAAGGGCGAGGCGGGCCAGAATATCCAGGTCACCGTCACCCCGACCCTGAACCAGGGCGAGGCGCGCGACGGCGAATTCACCATCCGCGCCAACAGCGGCAACAACCTCCATCCCTGCCTGACGCAGAAGAGCATCCCGCTTTCGCAGGACGCCTACCTGGCGGCCGGCATCGTGCTCACGGGGCTCGACGAACGCCTGCTGGCATTCGAAGCCGAAGATACGGATCCGGTGGTCTTCACCGTCGAGGCATCCTACGACTGGACGCTCACGGTGGAGAACGAGACCTGGCTGACGGTCGCCCCCAAGAGCGGCAAGGCCGGCTCTGCGGCCGAAGTCACCATCACGCCCAAGGCCAACACCACCGACGAACGCCGTGAGTCGAAGATAACGATCACGGCCGGCGACGCCGAATTCGGGGAGAACACCGCCGAGGAGATCATCGAGCTGGTTCAGGCGCCCTACATGCCCAAGGACACGCATACCGAGGGATACGTCTTCTTCAGCGACGACTTCCAGTGGATTCCCGACAACTGGGTGAGCCCCTACACCAAGTACGGCTGGCCGAGCGTGTCGATCGACGGCACGAACGGCAACGAGTTCGCCCTCTCGACCGACGGGATGAAAGAGGCCGTAGCGGCCAAGGGTTACATCTACACGCCCTCGGTATATGCCCGTTACGAAGGCCATGTCAAGCTGGGTAAGACCGCCAACATGGGCGCCATCACGATCCCCGCGCTCACGGGCATCGACGCCGGCAAGGCCGCGACGCTGCTCGTGCAGTTCGACGCAGCCGCCTATTCGTCGGCAGGCGGCACGGTGGACAACGGCGACGACCACATGGACGTCACGATCAAAGGGCCCGGCACGATCGGCGACCTGGTGGAAACCACCGCGCTGGTCGAGGTGAAGAACGTCTGGGAGTGGACGCGCTACTCGCTGATCGTCTACGGCGCTACGAACGAAACCCGCATCACCTTCGGCAGCGAGCGCGAAGTGAAATGCCGCCTCTACCTGGACAACATCACCGTGACGCGCGCCAAGGACGAGAACCCCGAAGCCCCGGCACCGGAGGCACTCGTCACCCCGTTAGACAAGGAGATCGTCAACACTTCCGATCCGAGTCTCTTCGATGCCAACAGCATGGTGGTCGCCGAAGGCGGCACGCTGACCTGCTCGGTGCGCGTCAACAAGGCCTGGACGGCAGAGACCGACTGCGACTGGCTGACGATCACCACCGTACGCTGCGGCGACGCAGACCCGTCGACGGTAACGGGCGCGAACAACGGCGCATCGCTCTCGAACGGCGTGGCGACCGTCAAGGCCACGGGGCTGCCCTACGTCACCACCAAGGTGGAAGTAGGCAGGAACTCCGGAGGCGAAAGCCGCACGGGCCATATCATCATCAAGTCGGAAGGCGCAGAGATCGAGAAGGTTGCCGTCACGCAGGCTTCCGGGGCACAGATCACCATCGAAGGGCTGACGGACAATACGCTGGAGCTCAGCGACAACCCCGCAGAATCGGGTGCCGAGGTGAAATTCACGGTCAACGCCCCCTATCCCTGGACGATCGCCCCATCGGGCGCTGCGGCATGGTACGAGGTGAGCCCCGGGCAGGGTGCCGCCAACACCGACGTGGAGGTAACGGTCAAGGCGCTTGAGCAGAACCTCTCGTTCCGCCGCTTCGGCGAGTTTACGATCACGGCGGCCGAGGGCGATGCAACCCTTACCGAGAAGATCGCGCTTTCGCAGCAGCCCGTATCGCCCGGAACGGTGAAATGGGACTTGGCGTCTCCCGTACAATGGTCGTTCTCGGAAGAGGATATGGGCAACTACGCCCAGGACTTCAAGGGCGGGCCCGACAGCCCGTACAACACGGTGCTGGCCCAATCGGGGCCGGGGTACCTATCCTATACACACACGGCACCGAGCGATCCCGACAAGAAATGCGAACGCATCGTCGGCAGTACGGGCCATCCGTACATCACGGGCGGCTGGCCGGGCGACTACTGGACGTTCGCCGTCCCGGTGACGAACCTCGACGCAGGCACCAAAGTCCGCTTCACGGCGATCACCCGCACCTCGGCCACCGGCCACAAATTCTGGCGGATGGAGTACAACGACGGCGGCACCTGGAAACCCGCCGCGGCATTGCAAACGACCACGGAAACGGGGGAAGAGGTCTCCTACACCCACGCCATGAAAGCCGACGGGAAGACCAACATCACGGTCGACGTGACGGTCACCTATGCCAATGCGATCTCCGGCGGCAACATCGAATTCCGGTTCGTCTGCGCGGCCAACTGGCAGGCCAGCGGCAAGGGCGCACTCACCAAGCCCAACGGCAGGACGATGCGCTGGGCCGGAGCCGGAACGGCCGACAGCCCGAGAATACAGATTGTTCCCTAA
- a CDS encoding calcineurin-like phosphoesterase family protein, translating into MKKLITLIAGLLLVTLPVGLAGCDDSDKEIYNDGRLVTDVVIPTSMTVYRGMEVSVSGYGFAQGDAIALRAGEDLPAATTVASEKLLTFVIPDGAADQTVYKVVLNRAQDYQVLGSSRMTVQLAIDVDLGKTISGNWGGDAVIRGRGFMATDKLFLEQGGGKFEAPVKGADDSSLTFTIPQNAADGDCEFTLQRGAEEQALGSAKLNLSLGGVTVPDKEGATIKGIVHLAGQGIADVLVSDGDLITKTDANGFYWLNSEKRNELAFVILPAGYDVPTVKAMPQFWQPCTLDANTVEQLDFQLLRADNDSHTMLVATDMHLANRNSPKDYVLFADGFVKELTSAYNSAAPGKVYCLNLGDFSWDGYWYDNKWALPECKQSVEDFNFQMWSVMGNHDNDPYVASDFGAEGPYRQHMGPVYYAMNIGRIHYIMLDNTEYLNTGGSQGTVGSHNYNRRFDDRQLAWLKEELTHVDKSTPIVVGCHCPLYSYSGSGGVSVALQTQADIDKILSCFAGFSNVTFLTGHTHVNRNIQSPTYANVYEQNIAAVCGTWWWTQQYGNNNVCTDGSPAGYKIFTVDGTDLKWQYKATGLPIEKQFITYDMNEVKEYWATDATALKAFAAGNDLRNRDKDYSTVGENAVYINVWAYEPGWTVSVTENGTPLAVKQVWSKKDPLHSISYDIPRGAVNNGTLTFPSTSCMHMFEVTASSASSTLEISVTDRFGNVSTESMTRPKALTTDVTK; encoded by the coding sequence ATGAAAAAACTGATTACTTTAATCGCCGGGTTGCTGCTCGTCACCCTGCCGGTCGGACTGGCCGGTTGTGACGACAGCGACAAGGAGATCTACAACGATGGCCGGCTGGTCACCGATGTAGTTATTCCGACCTCGATGACCGTCTACCGCGGGATGGAGGTTTCCGTTTCCGGCTACGGCTTCGCCCAGGGCGACGCCATCGCGTTACGCGCCGGTGAGGATCTCCCGGCAGCGACCACGGTAGCATCGGAAAAACTGCTGACGTTCGTCATACCCGACGGCGCGGCAGACCAGACCGTCTATAAGGTCGTGCTCAACCGGGCACAGGACTACCAGGTGCTCGGATCGAGCAGGATGACCGTACAACTGGCCATCGACGTCGACCTGGGCAAGACCATCTCGGGCAACTGGGGCGGCGACGCCGTGATCCGCGGCCGCGGGTTCATGGCTACGGACAAACTCTTCCTGGAACAAGGGGGGGGGAAATTCGAAGCGCCGGTCAAGGGTGCTGACGATTCTTCGCTGACCTTCACCATTCCCCAGAACGCCGCCGACGGCGACTGTGAATTCACCCTGCAGCGCGGAGCAGAAGAGCAGGCACTGGGCTCCGCCAAACTCAACCTCTCCCTGGGCGGCGTCACCGTACCGGACAAGGAGGGCGCGACGATCAAGGGTATCGTCCACCTGGCAGGACAAGGCATCGCCGACGTCCTGGTCTCGGACGGAGACCTGATCACCAAGACCGACGCCAACGGTTTCTATTGGCTCAATTCCGAAAAACGCAACGAACTCGCCTTCGTCATCCTGCCTGCGGGCTATGACGTCCCCACCGTCAAGGCGATGCCCCAGTTCTGGCAGCCCTGCACGCTCGACGCAAACACCGTCGAACAACTCGACTTCCAGCTGCTCAGGGCCGACAACGACTCCCACACCATGCTCGTGGCCACGGACATGCACCTGGCCAACCGCAACTCCCCGAAAGATTACGTCCTGTTCGCCGACGGCTTCGTCAAGGAGCTGACATCGGCCTACAACTCCGCCGCACCCGGAAAGGTATACTGCCTCAACCTGGGCGACTTCTCGTGGGACGGCTACTGGTACGACAACAAGTGGGCGCTGCCCGAATGCAAGCAGAGCGTCGAGGACTTCAACTTCCAGATGTGGTCGGTGATGGGCAACCACGACAACGACCCCTATGTAGCCTCCGATTTCGGCGCCGAAGGCCCCTACCGCCAACACATGGGCCCGGTTTACTACGCCATGAACATCGGCCGGATACACTACATCATGCTCGACAACACCGAGTACCTCAACACGGGCGGCTCGCAGGGTACGGTCGGTTCGCACAATTACAACCGCCGCTTCGACGACCGGCAGCTGGCATGGCTCAAGGAGGAACTCACCCATGTCGACAAATCGACCCCGATCGTCGTGGGATGCCACTGTCCGCTTTACTCGTACAGCGGAAGCGGCGGCGTGAGCGTAGCGCTCCAGACCCAGGCCGACATCGACAAAATCCTGAGCTGCTTCGCCGGCTTCAGCAACGTGACTTTCCTCACGGGGCACACGCACGTGAACCGCAATATCCAGTCGCCGACCTATGCGAACGTCTACGAGCAGAATATCGCGGCGGTCTGCGGCACCTGGTGGTGGACGCAGCAGTACGGCAACAACAACGTCTGCACCGACGGTTCGCCCGCGGGTTACAAGATCTTCACGGTCGACGGAACCGACCTTAAATGGCAGTACAAAGCCACGGGGCTTCCCATCGAAAAGCAGTTCATCACCTACGACATGAACGAGGTCAAGGAGTACTGGGCCACCGACGCCACGGCACTCAAGGCCTTCGCCGCAGGCAACGACCTCCGAAACCGCGACAAGGATTATTCGACGGTGGGCGAAAATGCCGTCTACATCAACGTCTGGGCCTATGAGCCGGGCTGGACGGTTTCCGTGACGGAAAACGGAACGCCGCTCGCCGTGAAACAGGTCTGGAGCAAGAAAGACCCGCTGCACAGCATTTCGTACGACATCCCGCGCGGCGCGGTCAACAACGGCACGCTCACCTTCCCCTCGACCTCCTGCATGCATATGTTCGAGGTTACGGCCTCTTCGGCATCTTCCACGCTGGAGATCTCGGTTACCGACCGCTTCGGCAACGTCAGCACGGAGTCGATGACCCGGCCCAAGGCGCTCACGACCGACGTGACCAAATAA
- a CDS encoding calcineurin-like phosphoesterase C-terminal domain-containing protein: MKNLLLFLLACCLCAAASARPIRGSVKCGGKPMGGVTVTDGYTFAQSDEQGIFTLDADDQALFISLVTPSGYLAPLEGGIPQFYRTYDPAAKRYDFELQPWPGSGECYELLAIADPQPKTEEHFRRLRSEVMPALQAATDNGRTRGSNQAAIVLGDIVWDSPELFAGVKAEFAKLGVPVYGVIGNHDHDLNKYTDREATENYRSHFGPTYYAFDMGRTHYIVLDDIVYHGAKKYEERIDTMQLRWAAAYAERLPAGSRVCIAMHAPAMKSWLGNRVMESAEGLMDAFAGHELHFITGHTHLNSNYDIREGVMEHNVAQVCGNLWWDPINWDGTPKGFQLFRECGGEFSWEYRSLGESPARQIRVWHPGQVAKHPASVVAKIWNWDSYWTVVWYEDGRYRGAMQRTTLDDPDYTAHIDSLKAAGRKISKVQRPRPTNFYFTARPSASAREVEVVATNRFGRRYSERIALGHTD, encoded by the coding sequence ATGAAAAACCTGTTACTTTTCCTGCTGGCCTGCTGCCTCTGTGCCGCAGCCTCCGCCCGCCCGATACGGGGATCGGTCAAATGCGGCGGAAAGCCGATGGGCGGCGTGACTGTAACCGACGGTTATACGTTCGCGCAAAGCGACGAGCAGGGCATATTCACGCTCGATGCCGACGACCAGGCGCTGTTCATCAGCCTGGTGACCCCGTCCGGCTACCTGGCTCCGCTCGAAGGGGGCATCCCGCAATTCTACCGCACATACGACCCGGCGGCCAAACGCTACGACTTCGAATTGCAACCGTGGCCCGGCTCGGGCGAATGCTACGAACTGCTGGCGATCGCCGATCCGCAGCCCAAGACCGAAGAGCATTTCCGGCGGTTGCGGAGCGAGGTCATGCCCGCATTGCAGGCGGCAACCGATAACGGGAGAACGCGGGGCTCGAACCAGGCCGCTATCGTGCTCGGGGACATCGTATGGGACTCCCCGGAACTCTTCGCAGGCGTGAAAGCGGAGTTCGCCAAGCTCGGGGTACCCGTATACGGCGTGATCGGCAACCACGACCATGACCTGAACAAATATACCGACCGCGAGGCGACGGAGAATTACCGCAGCCATTTCGGCCCCACCTATTATGCATTCGACATGGGGCGCACGCACTATATCGTACTCGACGACATCGTTTACCACGGCGCGAAGAAATACGAGGAGCGGATCGACACGATGCAACTGCGCTGGGCAGCCGCCTATGCCGAACGCCTGCCCGCAGGGTCGCGCGTCTGCATCGCGATGCATGCCCCGGCCATGAAATCGTGGCTCGGGAACCGCGTCATGGAGTCGGCCGAAGGGCTGATGGACGCCTTTGCGGGGCACGAACTGCACTTCATCACCGGGCATACGCACCTCAACTCGAATTACGACATCCGCGAGGGGGTCATGGAACACAACGTAGCGCAGGTCTGCGGCAACCTCTGGTGGGATCCGATCAACTGGGACGGTACGCCCAAGGGCTTCCAGCTGTTCCGCGAATGCGGCGGGGAATTCTCGTGGGAATACCGGAGCCTCGGCGAGTCCCCGGCACGGCAGATCCGCGTATGGCACCCCGGCCAGGTGGCCAAGCACCCGGCCAGCGTCGTGGCAAAGATATGGAACTGGGATTCGTACTGGACGGTCGTATGGTATGAGGACGGCCGTTACCGCGGCGCCATGCAGCGTACGACGCTCGACGACCCGGATTATACCGCGCACATCGACTCGCTGAAGGCCGCCGGAAGGAAAATCTCCAAAGTCCAGCGCCCACGCCCGACGAACTTCTATTTCACGGCACGCCCCTCGGCATCGGCCCGCGAGGTGGAGGTGGTCGCCACCAACCGATTCGGCCGCCGCTACTCGGAGCGCATCGCACTCGGGCACACCGACTGA